The following DNA comes from candidate division WOR-3 bacterium.
GCGAAAGCAAAACCAAAATAAGATAAAGAATAGATGAGCCATCCTGAAAAAAGAATTCTCTTTTTTCCAAATTTATCAGCTAAAAAACCTGCAGGGATTGAACTTAAAGACTTAATTAAATTAAAAAAACTCCATAACAAAGGTAAACTTGCCAAAACTAAACCTTCCTCTTTAGCCTTTAAAATTATAAATGTATCAGAAGAATTAGATATAGTAAAAATAAAAAAAACAAAAAGAAAAAAATAATATTTAAAAGGCAATTTAAAATAAAAGGAAAAACTTTCCTTTTTCAAAATCAAATTTTCTTTTTTTTCCTCTTTTACAAAAATGGAAATTGAAAGAACTGCCAATAAACCGGGAATTAAAGAAAAATAAAATATATCCCTTATTGAAAAATGTGTGATAAGTAATAAAGCAAATAGTGGACCTATAAATGCTCCCAAATGGTCCATTGCCCTCTGGAAGGAAAAAGCCTTTCCTGAATGCTCTTTTGAGACCGATAAGGCAATTAAAGCATCTCTTGGAGCACTCCTTATACCCTTACCAGTTCTATCAAAAAATCTGAGAAGAATAACATTAAAAATATTATTCGCAAAACCGAGAAGAGGTCTTGATATTGCAGCAATTAAATAACCTATTACTGTAACTTTTTTTCTTTC
Coding sequences within:
- a CDS encoding MFS transporter; protein product: MKNWLNRNTFFLGLTSLLNDIASEIVHPLLPVFIAETLKQGAKGLGIVEGIAEFTSSTFKLISGYFSDKLKERKKVTVIGYLIAAISRPLLGFANNIFNVILLRFFDRTGKGIRSAPRDALIALSVSKEHSGKAFSFQRAMDHLGAFIGPLFALLLITHFSIRDIFYFSLIPGLLAVLSISIFVKEEKKENLILKKESFSFYFKLPFKYYFFLFVFFIFTISNSSDTFIILKAKEEGLVLASLPLLWSFFNLIKSLSSIPAGFLADKFGKKRILFSGWLIYSLSYFGFAFAKDLKNFLFLFMFYGFYYGFTEGIERAIISDFLPEDKKGTGFGLFYFLQGVGLLIASFIFGILWETFGLKIPFLIGSFLSLLAGFLLIFV